Proteins from one Streptomyces genisteinicus genomic window:
- a CDS encoding amino acid adenylation domain-containing protein translates to MGMAAESEALELLGYQRDIWAAEARSPGNCQFNVLVHERLEGPVDRELLGACLERAVRGHDAFRLRFEEDGDGMPRVRRTSGAVDAGDPVFETVDLSGERDPREAARIWCERELGRPLDVRGGPLHRAALLVEGPSAVHLVLTSHHIVTDAWALNALTLRILTDYRVRSAGRDAVPPAGASSGTSPETPSEASPEKSSKRNPGTSSASLSGTAPAPSSGKSPESPHPAPSGASAGAGRTSGTAASPSYWEYLRKNAEPASGKQDGKDREFFREYLNGVSPALFPRSGAARPGRGRHSFSVDGTFVARILEAGLSPFPYLVSALGVCLARFHREDEVVLGVPFLNRRTDAERETVGQFANNLPLRVSTEGDPSLAGLAERVRALVGRLREHERLPFGEILGEAPAQGADARRLFDVTVSYLRFPRPQEIPDVSRATTVMAPVHALDALSVMVQAFEDEPGLRVDLDYADDVFDGHLTAQALAGHVQELMRHGLESRELPVSALPMLTGAEYEDVVRRHQGALVPYPREKTLHQLFGEQAARRPDLTAVVDDASGAVLTFAELDRLSNQVARGLRERGVGPGDRVAILAERGPELLPGLLGILKSGGAYVPVDPGYPSARISLLLDDCRAKLVLRGGQEVGEAPDGVPVLRVSDLYRGSAQPLGPTSRSSDLAYVIYTSGSTGRPKGVMVEHHAVVNRLMWMQRRYPIGPGDTVLQKTPISFDVSVWELLWWAVEGASVVLLPPGGEKDPREIARVVRDHRVNVTHFVPSMLGPFLDLLEDGPDRADGVASLRTVFCSGEALPPERVNQFNRIFTGRPAPRLVNLYGPTEAAVDVTCFECPPASRGPVLRVPIGHAVENTTIHVLDPGGRPQPVGVPGELHIGGVQVARGYLGRPELTAERFVEDPFRPGGRLYRTGDLARRLADGAIEYLGRNDDQVKIRGNRVELGEVQNALVALDGIRDAVVVDHRPGGGRGPVLVAYCTSDEELDTGTLRAALGEVLPGYMIPAHFERLAALPLTPNGKADRRALPAPSLGGADSGDDAPRTTRESVLAGIWAQVLGVERVGVHADYFAIGGDSISMLRVRVLAERAGLGFSVEDFVRNPTVAALAECARTTAPAGRDDAAAAAALRPFGLVSHLDRARLEGFEDAYPAGRLQLGLLFHSREKQDSATYKDVFRYSLAMPWREKAFRTAFDRLVARHPVLRSSFALAGYSEPLQLVRPVAEGGPDAESGLDVADLRRVPAGEAEAAIGEHIALRRRHDYRFDQAPLYHFRAFVLPATVELVFSFHHAILDGGSVANLVSELLRDYGHQLGLGLDPVPDTAPPTPALHVLEERAAVASEESRAWWKASLEGAEQPQLESFRPHEAPQPEERTECDLNLPADLADAVRATARERQAPVKAVLFAAHVLMLRAFSGRTDVTTGLVTHGRPDADGAERTCGLFLNTLPLRVREEPDTWFDVVRHAVERERESYPHRRVPLAVIQEDLGGASLVDTLFNYIHFRQLGEVFRTPEITSRGFAVREETNFSLVVNAMVDPVDESIRLRLDFSGRSFTPAQGRLYIDAYVRILRELAERPDDAVDFGLLAPGPRTAPARRPLTNVVRAFEARARQSPGTEAVVSGTLTWTYGELDRLSTGIAAGLLAAGARPGDRIGVAMGRTPETVAATLGLAKAGCSAMPLDTAYPLERLRAMIEQGRPALVVVDEAHRDLLGPDVRQVLYASLSAGDAVSAGAAPAALPEISEDDEVYLLFTSGSTGRPKGVSAPHRSMSNLVAWQNGIASTAEGARTLQYAPLSFDVSFQELYSTLAGGGTLVVIPEELRRDMPALLRLMDRERVERMHLPYVALQQMAEASDALGLVPRALRVLCSSGEQFRTTDEIRRFCAALDGLVLDNHYGPTETHAAAFHQMTGDPARFPALPPVGQPIHGARLLVLDARMHPVPVGSRGEIHIGGAGLADGYAGRPDLTKERFVPDPSGDGLLYRTGDVGMVLPDGNVVCLGRADRQVKIRGYRVEPAEIELVAAEAGASAPGALTDITVVARSNAAGETFLAAFLVGDPERTDLDALRRHLRARLPEYMVPAQFAWLPAVPLTPNGKRDEAALRRIPLTAGERTDRVAPRDEIERALTEMLGDLLETAGVGVHDNLFDLGATSLTAMRLVVLMEQRFGTAIPLSDFIVAPTVADLAERLRSSGGSAAAFDPLVAIRPEGDRPPLFFAHPMGGNVLCYVPFARHLPPGQPFYAFQAAGADVGTEPVRGIERLAADYIEAMRRVQPTGPYHLGGWSFGGFVAFEMARQLHAAGEEVASLVVLDTTALNPDRQPWTDDEALLGWFFWELLWLQHGSATAGDLLPPGLATLDEKFAFMTRLAVQEGVLPEGSGDAVVRRLFRVYEANWRAAFDYRPGHVDHDVVLIKARDPLPGVLLDMHTAIDSMHADPANGWRDRTAGRLSVIEVEGDHLTIMEEPLVPGLVGTVLRASGLLGSESGR, encoded by the coding sequence GTGGGGATGGCAGCTGAATCCGAAGCCCTCGAATTGCTCGGCTATCAACGCGATATCTGGGCGGCCGAAGCGCGGTCCCCAGGGAACTGCCAATTCAACGTCCTCGTCCACGAGAGGCTGGAGGGCCCCGTCGACCGGGAGCTGCTCGGCGCCTGCCTGGAGCGCGCGGTGCGCGGGCACGACGCGTTCCGCCTGCGGTTCGAGGAGGATGGCGACGGGATGCCCCGCGTCCGCCGGACGTCCGGGGCCGTGGATGCCGGGGACCCGGTGTTCGAGACGGTCGACCTCTCCGGCGAGCGTGATCCGCGGGAAGCGGCCCGCATCTGGTGCGAGCGGGAGCTGGGACGGCCGCTCGACGTCCGGGGCGGGCCGCTGCACCGTGCGGCACTCCTCGTCGAGGGGCCGTCCGCCGTCCATCTCGTCCTCACGTCGCACCACATCGTGACCGACGCCTGGGCGCTCAACGCGCTGACCCTGCGGATACTCACCGACTACCGGGTCCGCTCGGCCGGCCGGGACGCCGTCCCGCCCGCCGGCGCGAGTTCCGGTACGTCACCCGAAACGCCCTCCGAAGCGTCTCCCGAAAAATCTTCCAAGAGAAATCCCGGAACGTCATCCGCATCGCTTTCCGGCACGGCTCCCGCACCGTCATCGGGAAAATCCCCCGAATCGCCGCACCCCGCGCCGTCCGGTGCATCGGCCGGGGCGGGGAGGACATCCGGAACGGCCGCGTCGCCGTCGTACTGGGAGTACCTGAGAAAGAATGCGGAACCGGCTTCCGGAAAGCAGGACGGGAAAGATCGCGAATTCTTCCGGGAGTACCTGAACGGTGTGTCGCCCGCGCTCTTCCCGCGGTCCGGCGCGGCGCGCCCCGGCCGCGGCCGGCACTCGTTCTCCGTCGACGGGACGTTCGTCGCCCGCATCCTCGAAGCGGGACTGTCCCCCTTCCCCTACCTGGTCTCCGCGCTCGGGGTGTGCCTCGCCCGCTTCCACCGGGAGGACGAGGTCGTCCTGGGGGTGCCGTTCCTCAACCGCCGCACCGACGCCGAGCGGGAGACCGTCGGCCAGTTCGCCAACAACCTGCCGCTGCGCGTGTCCACGGAGGGCGACCCCTCCCTGGCCGGGCTCGCCGAGCGCGTCCGCGCGCTGGTCGGCCGGCTGCGGGAGCACGAGCGGCTGCCGTTCGGCGAGATCCTCGGCGAGGCGCCCGCCCAGGGTGCCGACGCCCGGCGGCTGTTCGACGTCACCGTCTCCTACCTGCGGTTCCCCCGGCCGCAGGAGATCCCCGACGTCTCCAGGGCCACCACCGTCATGGCGCCGGTGCACGCCCTGGACGCCCTCTCCGTCATGGTGCAGGCCTTCGAGGACGAGCCGGGCCTGCGGGTCGACCTGGACTACGCCGACGACGTGTTCGACGGGCACCTCACCGCGCAGGCCCTCGCCGGCCATGTGCAGGAACTCATGCGCCACGGACTGGAGTCACGGGAGCTGCCGGTGTCGGCGCTGCCCATGCTGACCGGCGCGGAGTACGAGGACGTGGTGCGCCGGCACCAGGGGGCCCTGGTGCCGTACCCGCGCGAGAAGACGCTGCACCAGCTCTTCGGCGAGCAGGCGGCACGGCGGCCGGACCTGACGGCCGTCGTGGACGACGCCTCCGGCGCCGTGCTCACCTTCGCCGAGCTCGACCGGCTCTCCAACCAGGTGGCACGGGGACTGCGCGAGCGGGGCGTCGGCCCCGGCGACCGCGTCGCCATCCTGGCCGAACGCGGCCCGGAGCTGCTGCCCGGCCTGCTCGGCATCCTGAAGTCCGGCGGCGCGTACGTGCCCGTCGACCCCGGCTACCCGTCCGCGCGCATCAGCCTGCTGCTGGACGACTGCCGGGCGAAGCTGGTGCTGCGCGGCGGGCAGGAGGTCGGGGAGGCGCCGGACGGGGTGCCGGTGCTGCGCGTCTCCGACCTGTACCGCGGCTCCGCACAGCCGCTCGGTCCCACCTCGCGGTCGAGCGACCTCGCCTACGTCATCTACACCTCCGGCTCCACCGGGCGCCCCAAGGGGGTGATGGTCGAGCACCACGCGGTGGTCAACCGGCTGATGTGGATGCAGCGCCGCTACCCGATCGGGCCGGGCGACACCGTCCTCCAGAAGACGCCCATCTCGTTCGACGTCTCGGTGTGGGAGCTGCTCTGGTGGGCGGTCGAGGGCGCCTCGGTGGTGCTGCTGCCGCCGGGCGGCGAGAAGGATCCGCGGGAGATCGCGCGCGTCGTGCGCGACCACCGGGTCAACGTGACGCACTTCGTGCCCTCCATGCTCGGCCCCTTCCTCGACCTGCTGGAGGACGGTCCGGACCGGGCGGACGGCGTCGCCTCGCTGCGCACGGTGTTCTGCAGCGGCGAGGCGCTGCCGCCGGAGCGGGTCAACCAGTTCAACCGGATCTTCACCGGCCGGCCCGCGCCCCGTCTCGTGAACCTCTACGGCCCCACCGAGGCCGCGGTCGACGTGACCTGCTTCGAGTGCCCGCCCGCCTCGCGCGGCCCGGTGCTCCGGGTGCCCATCGGCCACGCGGTCGAGAACACCACGATCCACGTGCTGGACCCGGGCGGCCGCCCCCAGCCCGTCGGCGTCCCGGGCGAGCTGCACATCGGCGGCGTCCAGGTCGCCCGCGGCTACCTGGGCCGCCCCGAGCTCACCGCCGAGCGCTTCGTCGAGGACCCGTTCCGCCCCGGCGGCCGGCTCTACCGGACCGGGGACCTGGCCCGCCGGCTGGCCGACGGCGCCATCGAGTACCTGGGCCGCAACGACGACCAGGTCAAGATCCGCGGCAACCGCGTCGAACTCGGCGAGGTGCAGAACGCCCTGGTCGCCCTGGACGGCATCCGCGACGCCGTGGTCGTCGACCACCGTCCCGGCGGCGGCCGGGGGCCCGTCCTGGTCGCCTACTGCACCAGTGACGAGGAGCTCGACACGGGCACGCTGCGGGCCGCGCTGGGCGAGGTGCTCCCCGGATACATGATCCCGGCCCACTTCGAGCGCCTCGCCGCGCTGCCGCTGACCCCCAACGGCAAGGCCGACCGCCGTGCGCTGCCCGCTCCCTCCCTGGGCGGGGCGGACAGCGGGGACGACGCGCCGCGCACCACCCGGGAGAGCGTGCTCGCCGGGATCTGGGCGCAGGTGCTCGGCGTCGAACGGGTCGGCGTGCACGCCGACTACTTCGCGATCGGCGGCGACTCGATCAGCATGCTGCGGGTGCGGGTGCTCGCCGAACGGGCCGGCCTCGGGTTCTCGGTCGAGGACTTCGTCCGCAACCCCACGGTCGCGGCCCTGGCGGAGTGCGCCCGGACGACGGCGCCCGCGGGACGCGACGACGCGGCCGCCGCCGCGGCCCTGCGGCCGTTCGGGCTCGTCTCCCACCTGGACCGGGCCCGCCTGGAGGGCTTCGAGGACGCGTACCCCGCCGGCCGGCTCCAGCTCGGCCTGCTCTTCCACAGCCGGGAGAAGCAGGACTCGGCGACGTACAAGGACGTCTTCCGCTACAGCCTGGCCATGCCGTGGCGCGAGAAGGCGTTCCGGACGGCCTTCGACCGGCTCGTCGCGCGCCATCCCGTCCTGCGGTCGTCCTTCGCGCTCGCCGGCTACTCCGAGCCGCTCCAGCTCGTCCGGCCCGTCGCCGAGGGCGGTCCGGACGCCGAGAGCGGTCTGGACGTCGCGGACCTGCGCCGGGTGCCCGCGGGTGAGGCGGAGGCCGCCATCGGCGAGCACATCGCACTGCGGCGACGCCACGACTACCGGTTCGACCAGGCACCGCTGTACCACTTCCGCGCGTTCGTGCTGCCCGCCACGGTCGAGCTGGTCTTCAGCTTCCACCACGCCATCCTCGACGGCGGCAGCGTCGCCAACCTCGTCTCCGAACTGCTGCGGGACTACGGCCACCAGCTCGGGCTCGGTCTCGACCCGGTGCCGGACACCGCGCCGCCCACGCCCGCACTGCACGTCCTGGAGGAACGCGCGGCCGTCGCCTCCGAGGAGAGCAGGGCCTGGTGGAAGGCCTCGCTGGAGGGGGCGGAGCAGCCCCAGCTGGAGAGCTTCCGGCCCCACGAGGCGCCGCAGCCGGAGGAGCGGACGGAGTGCGACCTCAACCTGCCGGCCGATCTCGCCGACGCCGTGCGCGCGACGGCCCGCGAGCGGCAGGCGCCGGTGAAGGCCGTGCTGTTCGCCGCGCACGTGCTGATGCTGCGCGCCTTCTCCGGGCGGACGGACGTGACGACCGGGCTGGTGACCCACGGCCGCCCGGACGCCGACGGCGCCGAGCGCACCTGCGGCCTCTTCCTCAACACGCTGCCCCTGCGGGTCCGCGAGGAGCCCGACACGTGGTTCGACGTCGTGCGGCACGCCGTGGAGCGGGAGCGGGAGAGCTACCCGCACCGGCGGGTGCCGCTCGCCGTGATCCAGGAGGACCTCGGGGGCGCCTCGCTCGTCGACACCCTCTTCAACTACATCCACTTCCGCCAGCTCGGGGAGGTCTTCCGGACGCCGGAGATCACCAGCCGCGGCTTCGCGGTCCGGGAGGAGACCAACTTCTCCCTGGTCGTCAACGCCATGGTCGATCCCGTGGACGAGTCGATCCGGCTCCGGCTGGACTTCTCCGGACGGTCGTTCACCCCCGCGCAGGGCAGGCTCTACATCGACGCCTACGTGCGGATCCTGCGCGAGCTGGCCGAACGCCCGGACGACGCGGTGGACTTCGGCCTCCTCGCGCCGGGCCCGCGGACCGCGCCGGCCCGGCGGCCGCTGACGAACGTGGTGCGGGCCTTCGAGGCCCGGGCACGGCAGTCGCCCGGGACCGAGGCCGTCGTGTCCGGGACGCTGACCTGGACCTACGGGGAACTGGACCGGTTGTCGACGGGGATCGCCGCCGGCCTGCTGGCCGCGGGCGCGCGCCCCGGGGACCGGATCGGCGTCGCCATGGGCAGGACTCCGGAGACCGTCGCCGCGACGCTGGGCCTGGCGAAGGCCGGCTGCTCGGCGATGCCGCTGGACACCGCGTACCCGCTGGAGCGGCTGCGGGCCATGATCGAGCAGGGCCGGCCCGCCCTGGTGGTGGTCGACGAGGCGCACCGGGACCTGCTGGGCCCCGACGTCCGCCAGGTGCTCTACGCGTCCCTGTCCGCCGGGGACGCCGTCTCCGCCGGCGCCGCACCGGCCGCACTGCCCGAGATCTCCGAGGACGACGAGGTGTACCTGCTCTTCACCTCCGGTTCGACGGGGCGGCCGAAGGGGGTGTCGGCGCCGCACCGCTCGATGTCCAACCTCGTCGCCTGGCAGAACGGCATCGCCAGCACGGCGGAGGGCGCGCGGACGCTCCAGTACGCCCCGCTCAGCTTCGACGTCTCCTTCCAGGAGCTGTACTCCACGCTGGCCGGCGGCGGCACGCTCGTCGTCATCCCCGAGGAACTGCGCCGGGACATGCCCGCGCTGCTCCGGCTGATGGACCGGGAGCGGGTGGAGCGGATGCACCTGCCCTACGTGGCCCTCCAGCAGATGGCGGAGGCGTCCGACGCCCTCGGGCTGGTGCCGCGCGCCCTGCGGGTGCTGTGCTCCTCCGGCGAGCAGTTCCGCACGACCGACGAGATCCGCCGCTTCTGCGCCGCCCTGGACGGCCTGGTGCTCGACAACCACTACGGCCCGACGGAGACCCACGCGGCGGCCTTCCACCAGATGACCGGCGACCCGGCACGGTTCCCGGCGCTGCCGCCGGTCGGGCAGCCGATCCACGGCGCCCGGCTGCTGGTGCTGGACGCCCGGATGCACCCCGTGCCGGTCGGCTCCCGGGGGGAGATCCACATCGGCGGCGCCGGCCTGGCCGACGGCTACGCGGGCCGGCCGGACCTGACGAAGGAGAGGTTCGTCCCCGACCCGTCGGGAGACGGGCTGCTCTACCGCACGGGCGACGTCGGGATGGTGCTGCCGGACGGGAACGTGGTCTGCCTCGGCCGGGCCGACCGGCAGGTCAAGATCCGCGGCTACCGGGTCGAGCCCGCCGAGATCGAACTGGTCGCCGCCGAGGCGGGGGCGAGCGCTCCCGGCGCGCTGACCGACATCACCGTGGTGGCCCGGAGCAACGCGGCGGGCGAGACGTTCCTCGCGGCGTTCCTGGTCGGCGACCCCGAGCGGACCGACCTGGACGCCCTGCGGCGGCACCTGCGGGCGAGGCTGCCGGAGTACATGGTGCCCGCGCAGTTCGCCTGGCTGCCCGCCGTTCCGCTGACGCCGAACGGCAAGCGCGACGAGGCAGCGCTGCGCCGGATACCGCTGACCGCCGGGGAACGCACCGACCGGGTCGCGCCGCGGGACGAGATCGAGCGGGCTCTCACGGAGATGCTGGGCGACCTGCTGGAGACGGCCGGCGTCGGCGTGCACGACAACCTCTTCGACCTGGGCGCCACCTCGCTCACCGCGATGCGCCTGGTGGTGCTCATGGAGCAGCGGTTCGGCACCGCCATCCCGCTGTCGGACTTCATCGTCGCGCCGACCGTCGCGGACCTGGCCGAACGGCTCCGCTCCTCGGGCGGCTCGGCGGCCGCGTTCGATCCGCTGGTGGCCATCCGCCCGGAGGGCGACCGGCCGCCGCTCTTCTTCGCCCATCCCATGGGCGGCAACGTGCTCTGCTACGTGCCGTTCGCCCGGCACCTCCCGCCCGGCCAGCCCTTCTACGCCTTCCAGGCGGCCGGGGCGGACGTCGGCACCGAGCCCGTGCGCGGCATCGAGCGGCTCGCCGCCGACTACATCGAGGCGATGCGCCGGGTCCAGCCGACCGGGCCCTACCACCTGGGCGGCTGGTCCTTCGGCGGGTTCGTCGCCTTCGAGATGGCCCGCCAGCTCCACGCCGCCGGCGAGGAGGTCGCGTCGCTGGTCGTCCTGGACACCACGGCGCTCAACCCGGACCGGCAGCCGTGGACCGACGACGAGGCCCTGCTGGGCTGGTTCTTCTGGGAGCTGCTCTGGCTCCAGCACGGCAGCGCCACCGCCGGGGACCTGCTGCCGCCCGGACTGGCCACGCTGGACGAGAAGTTCGCCTTCATGACCAGGCTGGCCGTCCAGGAGGGCGTCCTGCCCGAGGGCAGCGGCGACGCCGTCGTACGCCGGCTGTTCCGGGTGTACGAGGCGAACTGGCGCGCCGCGTTCGACTACCGGCCCGGCCACGTGGACCACGACGTGGTGCTGATCAAGGCCCGCGACCCGCTGCCCGGGGTGCTGCTGGACATGCACACCGCCATCGACAGCATGCACGCCGACCCGGCCAACGGATGGCGGGACCGTACCGCCGGCCGTCTGTCGGTGATCGAGGTCGAGGGCGACCACCTGACGATCATGGAGGAACCGCTCGTGCCCGGCCTCGTCGGCACGGTGCTCAGGGCAAGCGGCCTCCTCGGAAGCGAAAGCGGGCGCTGA
- a CDS encoding FAD-dependent monooxygenase has translation MSGNRTAVVIGAGIGGLTAAIALRRVGFDVEVFERAPELRAAGFGLSVMSNATAALATLDIDLGLDKRGRVMETYLVKDSKGRLIREFPFPEITRRIGVPCVCISRSDLLAALLDQAADVPITLGATAERFETDGDRARVRFAGGSSAEADLVVGADGFNSAIRRQLAGPDEPVCDSGYIAWLGITEYSHPRFSPGSVVHLWGDGMRFGLVDIGGGRLYWWGTKNMPFEESSTWDGGRAGVLEAYSGWPDEVREAIRVTPEADLLTLNTRDRPFLQPWGAGPVTLLGDAAHPMLTSLGQGSAMAMEDAAVLARHLQHTPDVARALRGYEAARYDRTRMIVEATRSISDFEQSQGPVRRRVRDAYFRWMPHRSLVGKLEPALTFPGAGLESADTEGAAR, from the coding sequence ATGAGCGGAAACAGGACGGCCGTCGTGATCGGCGCGGGCATCGGCGGTCTGACCGCGGCCATCGCGCTGCGGCGGGTCGGATTCGACGTGGAGGTCTTCGAGCGGGCCCCGGAACTGCGGGCCGCCGGCTTCGGACTGTCGGTGATGAGCAACGCCACGGCGGCGCTCGCCACCCTCGACATCGACCTCGGGCTGGACAAGCGCGGCCGGGTCATGGAGACGTACCTCGTCAAGGACAGCAAGGGCAGGCTGATCAGGGAGTTCCCGTTCCCCGAGATCACCCGGCGCATCGGCGTCCCGTGCGTGTGCATCAGCCGGTCCGACCTGCTGGCCGCGCTGCTGGACCAGGCCGCGGACGTGCCGATCACGCTCGGCGCGACCGCCGAGCGGTTCGAGACGGACGGCGACCGGGCACGGGTGCGCTTCGCCGGGGGCTCCAGCGCCGAGGCGGATCTGGTCGTCGGCGCCGACGGGTTCAACTCGGCGATCCGGCGTCAGCTCGCCGGTCCCGACGAGCCGGTGTGCGACAGCGGGTACATCGCCTGGCTGGGCATCACCGAGTACAGCCACCCGCGGTTCTCCCCCGGCTCCGTGGTGCACCTGTGGGGCGACGGCATGCGGTTCGGCCTGGTCGACATCGGCGGCGGCCGCCTCTACTGGTGGGGCACCAAGAACATGCCGTTCGAGGAGTCCAGCACCTGGGACGGCGGCAGGGCCGGGGTGCTGGAGGCCTACTCGGGCTGGCCGGACGAGGTCCGCGAGGCGATCCGGGTGACACCGGAAGCCGACCTGCTGACCCTGAACACCCGGGACCGCCCCTTCCTGCAGCCCTGGGGCGCCGGGCCGGTGACCCTGCTCGGGGACGCCGCCCACCCGATGCTCACCAGTCTCGGACAGGGCTCCGCCATGGCCATGGAGGACGCCGCCGTCCTCGCCCGCCACCTCCAGCACACCCCGGACGTGGCGCGCGCACTGCGCGGCTACGAGGCGGCGCGCTACGACCGGACCCGCATGATCGTGGAGGCCACCCGGTCGATCAGCGACTTCGAGCAGTCCCAGGGCCCGGTGCGGCGCAGGGTGCGCGACGCGTACTTCCGCTGGATGCCGCACCGGAGCCTGGTGGGCAAGCTCGAACCCGCGCTGACCTTCCCCGGCGCGGGCCTGGAGTCCGCGGACACCGAAGGAGCGGCCCGATGA